The Micromonospora sp. NBC_01740 genome includes a window with the following:
- a CDS encoding copper resistance CopC/CopD family protein gives MAGMSVANRRPIARLLAVAGLLVTVVALLIAPAGPASAHAVLVSSSPIASAVVSNAPAEVVLTFSESVRKVSGKIRVIAPDGSRADRGEPTFEGTVVTVPVDPAGARGTYLVSYRVISSDSHPVSGAFTYSVGAPSTPPVDSGDDSRADPVVGNAVKVAKYAGYAGLLLLVGPTLVLAALWPRRLPRRGPARLAWAGLGLLAVSTVANLLLQVPYTAGGGVFDVTGEGLSDVLGSSFGAAHLVRLGLLAAAAFLLRPLMAGPVERSDLVILGVLGAAALVTWPLAGHPAASPAPAVSVVVDAVHLGGMAVWMGGLVMLAVFLLTRADERELGAILPIWSRWAALAVSALLLAGTVQALIEVATPRALVDTTYGRLVLGKIGLFALVIAVAAYSRQLVRRRTAAGRPTSMRRAVWAELAITAVVLGLSAVLVQTTPARTAGADVAGAPGRFFSTTLSSPNYDLQIELDPAERGNNTVHFYAYTKDNRPQPVVEWRATVALPAAGIEAIQVPLLPLTDNHATGEINFPAAGEWQLRITARTSDIDQATVTTTVPIR, from the coding sequence ATTGCCGGCATGAGTGTCGCCAACCGCCGCCCGATCGCCCGGCTGCTCGCCGTCGCCGGCCTGCTGGTCACCGTCGTCGCCCTGCTGATCGCCCCCGCCGGCCCCGCCAGCGCCCACGCGGTGCTGGTGAGCAGCAGCCCCATCGCCTCGGCCGTGGTGTCGAACGCGCCGGCGGAGGTCGTACTCACGTTCAGCGAGTCCGTCCGCAAGGTGTCCGGCAAGATCCGGGTGATCGCACCGGACGGCTCCCGCGCCGACCGCGGCGAACCGACCTTCGAGGGCACCGTGGTCACCGTGCCGGTCGACCCCGCCGGGGCGCGCGGCACCTACCTGGTCAGCTACCGGGTCATCTCCTCCGACAGCCACCCCGTCTCGGGCGCGTTCACCTACTCCGTCGGCGCGCCCTCGACGCCCCCGGTCGACAGCGGGGACGACAGCCGGGCCGACCCGGTCGTCGGCAACGCGGTCAAGGTCGCCAAGTACGCCGGCTACGCCGGCCTGCTGCTGCTCGTCGGACCGACGCTGGTGCTCGCCGCCCTCTGGCCCCGGCGGCTGCCCCGGCGCGGACCGGCCCGCCTGGCCTGGGCCGGTCTCGGCCTGCTGGCGGTCTCCACGGTGGCGAACCTCCTGCTCCAGGTGCCCTACACCGCCGGCGGCGGCGTGTTCGACGTCACCGGCGAGGGGCTGAGCGACGTGCTGGGCAGCTCCTTCGGCGCCGCGCACCTGGTCCGGCTGGGCCTGTTGGCCGCGGCGGCGTTCCTGCTCCGACCCCTGATGGCGGGGCCGGTCGAGCGGAGCGATCTGGTCATCCTCGGCGTACTCGGGGCGGCGGCGCTGGTGACCTGGCCGCTGGCCGGGCACCCGGCGGCCTCGCCCGCCCCGGCGGTCTCCGTGGTCGTCGACGCCGTCCACCTGGGCGGCATGGCGGTCTGGATGGGCGGGCTGGTGATGCTCGCCGTCTTCCTGCTGACCCGGGCCGACGAGCGGGAGCTGGGCGCGATCCTGCCGATCTGGTCGCGCTGGGCGGCGCTGGCCGTCTCGGCGCTGCTGCTCGCCGGCACCGTCCAGGCGCTGATCGAGGTGGCCACCCCCCGCGCGCTTGTCGACACCACCTACGGCCGGCTGGTGCTGGGCAAGATCGGGCTCTTCGCGCTGGTGATCGCGGTGGCCGCGTACTCCCGGCAGTTGGTGCGCCGGCGCACCGCGGCCGGCCGGCCGACGTCGATGCGGCGGGCGGTCTGGGCGGAGTTGGCGATCACGGCGGTGGTCCTCGGCCTGTCCGCCGTCCTGGTGCAGACCACCCCGGCCCGCACCGCCGGCGCCGACGTGGCCGGTGCGCCGGGCCGCTTCTTCTCCACGACGCTGTCCAGCCCGAACTACGACCTCCAGATCGAGCTGGACCCGGCCGAGCGGGGCAACAACACCGTGCACTTCTACGCGTACACGAAGGACAACCGGCCCCAGCCGGTGGTGGAGTGGCGGGCCACGGTCGCCCTGCCGGCGGCGGGGATCGAAGCGATCCAGGTCCCGCTGCTGCCGCTGACCGACAACCACGCCACCGGCGAGATCAACTTCCCGGCTGCGGGGGAGTGGCAGTTGCGCATCACGGCCCGCACCTCGGACATCGACCAGGCCACGGTGACCACCACCGTGCCGATCAGGTAA
- the cbiQ gene encoding cobalt ECF transporter T component CbiQ has protein sequence MGAGHAHVLYRDAASPVHRLPPEVKIAAMVAFTLAVVGTPREAFWAFGAYALLVEVVAALARVGPGWLLRRSLIELPFVLFAVALPFLGAGERADVLGLSLSVDGLLGAWNIVAKGTLGVLASLLLAATTTTRDLIVGLDRLRCPQILTQIATFMLRYLDVLVGEARRMRVARMSRGDDPRFLWQLRGFATGVGALFLRAFERGERVYLAMLSRGYTGRMPAVWQGAGAATAGQWLVAATVPVLAAGIAATAVVLT, from the coding sequence ATGGGCGCCGGGCACGCGCACGTGCTGTACCGGGACGCCGCGTCACCGGTGCACCGGCTCCCGCCCGAGGTCAAGATCGCGGCGATGGTGGCGTTCACCCTCGCCGTGGTCGGCACCCCGCGCGAGGCGTTCTGGGCCTTCGGCGCGTACGCCCTGCTGGTCGAGGTGGTGGCGGCGCTGGCCCGGGTCGGGCCCGGCTGGCTGCTGCGCCGGTCGCTGATCGAGCTGCCGTTCGTGCTGTTCGCGGTGGCGCTGCCGTTCCTCGGCGCCGGTGAGCGGGCCGACGTGCTCGGCCTGAGCCTGTCGGTCGACGGGCTGCTCGGGGCGTGGAACATCGTCGCCAAGGGCACCCTGGGCGTGCTCGCCTCGCTGCTGCTCGCCGCGACGACCACGACCCGGGACCTGATCGTCGGCCTGGACCGGCTGCGCTGCCCGCAGATCCTCACCCAGATCGCCACGTTCATGCTGCGCTACCTGGACGTGCTGGTGGGCGAGGCCCGCCGGATGCGGGTGGCGCGGATGTCCCGGGGCGACGATCCGCGCTTCCTGTGGCAGTTGCGCGGCTTCGCGACCGGCGTCGGCGCGCTCTTCCTGCGCGCGTTCGAACGCGGCGAGCGGGTCTACCTGGCGATGCTGTCGCGCGGCTACACCGGGCGGATGCCGGCGGTGTGGCAGGGCGCGGGCGCGGCGACCGCCGGGCAGTGGCTGGTCGCGGCCACCGTGCCGGTCCTGGCGGCCGGCATCGCCGCCACGGCCGTCGTGCTGACATGA
- a CDS encoding MauE/DoxX family redox-associated membrane protein, whose translation MIVTAPHTRVARWPAVRPWLGVAVRLGLAAVWLVAGGSKVGDLAASGRAVNAYQVMPYDLATVIGAALPFVELALGLLLLLGLATRLSAGVSAALLVVFIVGIVSAWSRGLAIDCGCFGAGGELAEGQTPSYLPEILRDLGFLALAGFLLIWPRTPVSVDGWLAGDASVEDEDE comes from the coding sequence ATGATCGTGACCGCACCGCACACCCGGGTCGCCCGCTGGCCCGCCGTCCGCCCCTGGCTCGGCGTCGCCGTCCGGCTGGGCCTGGCCGCCGTGTGGCTCGTCGCCGGCGGCAGCAAGGTCGGTGACCTGGCCGCCTCCGGCCGCGCCGTCAACGCGTACCAGGTCATGCCGTACGACCTCGCCACGGTGATCGGCGCGGCGCTGCCCTTCGTCGAGCTGGCGCTGGGCCTGCTGCTGCTCCTCGGCCTGGCCACCCGGCTCTCCGCCGGGGTGTCCGCGGCGCTGCTGGTGGTCTTCATCGTCGGCATCGTCTCGGCCTGGAGCCGGGGCCTCGCCATCGACTGCGGCTGCTTCGGCGCCGGCGGGGAGCTCGCCGAGGGCCAGACCCCGAGCTACCTCCCGGAGATCCTCCGGGACCTGGGATTCCTGGCGCTGGCCGGGTTCCTGCTGATCTGGCCCCGCACCCCCGTCTCGGTGGACGGCTGGCTGGCGGGGGACGCATCCGTGGAGGACGAGGATGAGTAG
- a CDS encoding YcnI family copper-binding membrane protein produces MIRHRRTASAAAALALGAVATAVLGFAAPASAHVTVNPQEATQGGYSRFAFRVPNESDTASTTKLEVVLPENAPIGSVSTMPVPGWTVAVEKRKVDPPVEVHGSQLSEVVSKLTWTATGSAAVKPGQFQEFPVSMGPLPQVETMVFKTLQTYSDGNVQRWIEEPLPGGEEPENPAPVLTLTAASPSTAPTGAAAPQAAGDDDDDDAGSDDVATGLAVAGLVAGVGGLLLGGLAFSRTRRAPTSQE; encoded by the coding sequence ATGATCCGTCACCGGCGTACCGCAAGCGCCGCCGCCGCCCTGGCGCTCGGCGCCGTCGCCACCGCCGTCCTCGGCTTCGCGGCGCCCGCCTCGGCCCACGTCACGGTCAACCCGCAGGAGGCCACCCAGGGCGGCTACAGCCGGTTCGCCTTCCGGGTGCCGAACGAGAGCGACACGGCCTCCACCACGAAGCTGGAGGTCGTGCTGCCGGAGAACGCGCCCATCGGCTCCGTGTCGACCATGCCGGTGCCCGGCTGGACGGTGGCGGTGGAGAAGCGCAAGGTGGACCCGCCGGTCGAGGTGCACGGCAGCCAGCTCAGCGAGGTCGTCTCCAAGCTCACCTGGACGGCCACCGGGAGCGCGGCGGTCAAGCCCGGCCAGTTCCAGGAGTTCCCGGTGTCGATGGGGCCGCTGCCGCAGGTCGAGACGATGGTCTTCAAGACCTTGCAGACCTACTCCGACGGCAACGTGCAGCGGTGGATCGAGGAGCCGCTCCCCGGCGGCGAGGAGCCGGAGAACCCCGCCCCGGTGCTCACCCTCACGGCGGCCTCGCCGTCGACCGCCCCCACCGGCGCCGCCGCGCCGCAGGCCGCCGGCGACGACGACGATGACGACGCCGGGAGCGACGACGTGGCCACCGGGCTCGCGGTCGCCGGCCTGGTCGCCGGCGTGGGTGGCCTGCTGCTGGGCGGGCTCGCGTTCTCGCGTACGCGGCGGGCGCCGACGTCGCAGGAGTGA
- a CDS encoding glycosyltransferase 87 family protein yields the protein MPAEPAAPPAVTDDDPGGRTVRRLVTLLALAAVLPALYLPGMVHDFFDLKIYMRAMDWWAAGNPLYDYVQPDRVQGELYFTYPPFSALLLRPFALLPLGATVAIFTVLTGLAVVVTTRWLLAPVIARHGLPRVFSLTVAVLLVLAVESTRETITFGQINMLLVVLILADLLFAVPRASRWAGVGVGLATALKLFPGIFIVYLLATRRWRAAAVASATAAAATLLAAAVAPRDSWRFWTHELWATDRVGRTDYTGNQSLFGLLSRITAPEKPHQLLWLLLVAAIAGYGLWRAARAARAGDTLTGLALTGLVGSLVSPITWTHHIYWFIPAVVVLTDAALSADATTGEGAGRRRLLAALAVGTSALIVYGVVTFHDWGIAPVRTDSPGEFLVRNTYVLLSLLLLVTLPVRREGRRSREMDSLPK from the coding sequence GTGCCAGCCGAACCCGCCGCACCGCCCGCCGTCACCGACGACGATCCCGGTGGCCGTACGGTCCGTCGGCTCGTCACCCTGCTGGCGCTGGCCGCCGTGCTGCCGGCGCTCTACCTGCCCGGCATGGTGCACGACTTCTTCGACCTGAAGATCTACATGCGCGCGATGGACTGGTGGGCGGCCGGGAACCCGCTCTACGACTACGTGCAGCCCGACCGGGTGCAGGGCGAGCTCTACTTCACCTACCCACCGTTCAGCGCGCTGCTGCTGCGCCCGTTCGCGCTGCTGCCGCTGGGCGCCACCGTGGCGATCTTCACGGTCCTGACGGGACTGGCGGTGGTGGTCACGACCCGGTGGCTGCTCGCGCCGGTGATCGCCCGGCACGGGCTGCCCCGTGTGTTCAGCCTCACCGTGGCGGTCCTGCTGGTGCTGGCCGTCGAGAGCACCCGCGAGACGATCACCTTCGGTCAGATCAACATGCTGCTGGTCGTGCTGATCCTGGCGGACCTGCTCTTCGCCGTACCCCGGGCGAGCCGGTGGGCCGGCGTGGGCGTCGGGCTGGCGACGGCGCTCAAGCTCTTCCCGGGCATCTTCATCGTCTACCTGCTGGCCACCCGGCGGTGGCGGGCGGCGGCGGTGGCGAGCGCGACGGCCGCCGCCGCGACCCTGCTCGCCGCCGCGGTCGCGCCGCGCGACTCGTGGCGGTTCTGGACCCACGAGCTGTGGGCGACCGACCGGGTCGGCCGCACCGACTACACCGGCAACCAGTCGCTGTTCGGCCTGCTCAGCCGCATCACCGCACCGGAGAAGCCCCACCAGTTGCTCTGGCTGCTGCTGGTGGCGGCCATCGCCGGGTACGGGCTGTGGCGCGCCGCGCGGGCCGCCCGCGCCGGGGACACGCTCACCGGCCTCGCCCTGACCGGACTGGTCGGCTCGCTGGTCAGCCCCATCACCTGGACCCACCACATCTACTGGTTCATCCCGGCGGTGGTCGTGCTGACGGACGCGGCGCTGAGCGCCGACGCCACGACCGGCGAGGGCGCCGGTCGGCGACGTCTGCTGGCGGCACTCGCCGTCGGCACCTCCGCCCTCATCGTGTACGGGGTGGTGACCTTCCACGACTGGGGCATCGCCCCGGTGCGTACGGACTCGCCGGGCGAGTTCCTGGTGCGCAACACGTACGTGCTGCTGAGCCTGCTGCTGCTGGTGACCCTCCCGGTGCGGCGGGAGGGCCGCAGGTCGCGGGAAATGGACAGTCTTCCCAAGTAG
- a CDS encoding energy-coupling factor ABC transporter permease — protein sequence MENLAMHISNGIVDGPVAAVFAAVALLAMTFCVLRGRRDLDDRLAPMAGLVAAFIFAVQMLNFPIFTAGVSGHLLGGALAAMLVGPWVGALCVAVVLVVQALVFGDGGVAMLGLNITNMAVLGTAAAYLLIALLLRVLPRTPAGLGVTAFVSALVSVVVASMGFVLQYQLGGTTDLGGNLGGLAGTMAGVHLLIGIGEGLITATTVVTVAKVRPDLVYALRGLRAASTPAVPAVGGVR from the coding sequence GTGGAGAACCTGGCGATGCACATCTCGAACGGGATCGTCGACGGTCCCGTCGCGGCGGTGTTCGCGGCGGTGGCGCTGCTCGCGATGACGTTCTGCGTCCTGCGCGGCAGGCGTGACCTGGACGACCGGTTGGCCCCGATGGCCGGGCTCGTCGCGGCCTTCATCTTCGCCGTGCAGATGCTCAACTTCCCGATCTTCACCGCCGGCGTCAGCGGTCACCTGCTCGGCGGGGCGCTCGCCGCGATGCTGGTGGGGCCGTGGGTCGGCGCACTCTGCGTGGCCGTGGTGCTGGTCGTGCAGGCGCTCGTCTTCGGCGACGGCGGCGTGGCCATGCTCGGGCTCAACATCACCAACATGGCCGTGCTCGGCACCGCCGCGGCGTACCTGCTGATCGCGCTGCTGCTCCGGGTGCTGCCGCGCACCCCGGCCGGCCTGGGCGTGACCGCCTTCGTCTCCGCGCTGGTCAGCGTGGTGGTCGCGTCGATGGGCTTCGTGCTCCAGTACCAGCTCGGCGGCACCACCGACCTCGGCGGCAACCTGGGCGGTCTGGCCGGCACGATGGCCGGCGTGCACCTGCTGATCGGCATCGGCGAGGGCCTGATCACCGCGACCACGGTGGTCACCGTCGCGAAGGTACGGCCCGATCTCGTCTACGCGCTGCGCGGGCTGCGCGCGGCGTCCACGCCCGCCGTCCCGGCCGTCGGAGGTGTCCGGTGA
- a CDS encoding expansin EXLX1 family cellulose-binding protein, whose translation MDQCPECADGHLDLSREAFARIANPAEGVVRVSYRAVVDPPLTGPLTFRMKEGSSRWWFAVLVAGHGNPLRAVEVRPVGAGGWRSAAREDYNYWLVPSGAGPGPYEIRVTDTRGHRVTATGVRMAPGQVQRGTVRMYGRGGAAATRPPSPTRPPSARPDPTATAPATPSAMRSPGRPVAEAAVEPSALASTSPRACGG comes from the coding sequence ATGGACCAGTGCCCGGAGTGCGCCGACGGGCACCTCGACCTCTCCCGGGAGGCGTTCGCCCGGATCGCCAACCCCGCGGAGGGGGTCGTGCGGGTCAGCTACCGCGCGGTGGTCGACCCGCCGCTGACCGGCCCGCTCACCTTCCGGATGAAGGAGGGCTCGTCGCGGTGGTGGTTCGCCGTCCTGGTCGCCGGCCACGGCAACCCGCTGCGCGCCGTCGAGGTGCGGCCGGTAGGCGCCGGTGGCTGGCGCTCGGCGGCGCGAGAGGACTACAACTACTGGCTCGTCCCGTCCGGCGCCGGGCCCGGCCCGTACGAGATCCGGGTCACCGACACCCGGGGTCACCGGGTCACCGCCACCGGCGTCCGGATGGCGCCGGGGCAGGTTCAACGCGGCACGGTCCGGATGTACGGCCGGGGTGGCGCCGCCGCGACCCGCCCACCGTCGCCCACGCGGCCCCCCTCGGCCCGGCCCGATCCGACCGCCACGGCCCCGGCGACCCCGTCGGCGATGCGGTCCCCCGGCCGGCCGGTGGCGGAGGCTGCGGTCGAGCCTTCCGCGCTCGCGTCCACGTCGCCGCGCGCCTGCGGGGGCTGA
- a CDS encoding energy-coupling factor ABC transporter ATP-binding protein codes for MIGAVQTALSLDVRGVRYAYPDGHVALHGVDLTVPRGDRVALLGPNGAGKTTLVLHLNGILTPAEGSVSVGGLTVSQDRATLAEVRRRVGIVFQDPDDQLFLPTVAEDVAFGPANLGLRGAELSARVDEALAAVGMGEHRDRAPHHLSFGQRRRVAVATVLAMHPEILVLDEPSSNLDPAARRELAGILRALPVTLLMVTHDLPYALELCDRSVILDAGRVVADAPTADLLADADRLASHRLELPRGFTPTPR; via the coding sequence ATGATCGGTGCCGTGCAGACCGCCCTCTCCCTGGACGTTCGTGGTGTCCGCTACGCGTACCCGGACGGGCACGTCGCCCTGCACGGGGTGGACCTGACCGTGCCGCGCGGCGACCGGGTGGCGCTGCTCGGCCCCAACGGCGCCGGGAAGACCACGCTGGTGCTGCACCTCAACGGCATCCTCACCCCGGCTGAGGGGAGCGTGAGCGTCGGCGGGCTGACCGTCAGCCAGGACCGGGCCACGCTCGCCGAGGTACGCCGCCGGGTGGGCATCGTCTTCCAGGATCCGGACGACCAGCTCTTCCTGCCCACGGTCGCCGAGGACGTGGCGTTCGGGCCGGCCAACCTGGGCCTGCGCGGGGCGGAGCTGTCCGCCCGGGTGGACGAGGCCCTCGCCGCGGTCGGGATGGGCGAGCACCGGGACCGCGCGCCGCACCACCTCTCCTTCGGGCAGCGGCGCCGCGTGGCGGTGGCCACCGTGCTCGCCATGCACCCGGAGATCCTGGTCCTCGACGAACCGTCGTCCAACCTCGACCCGGCGGCCCGCCGCGAGCTGGCCGGGATCCTGCGCGCCCTGCCGGTGACGCTGCTGATGGTCACCCACGACCTGCCGTACGCCCTGGAGCTCTGCGACCGCTCGGTCATCCTGGACGCCGGCCGCGTCGTCGCCGACGCCCCCACGGCCGACCTCCTGGCGGACGCCGACCGCCTCGCTAGCCACCGCCTCGAACTCCCCCGAGGCTTCACCCCCACCCCCCGCTGA
- a CDS encoding GNAT family N-acetyltransferase codes for MSLRFVLDPELTPELRERIVALWVDVTNAGGAVGFVPPVTVADVRHTADPTFAGIAEGPDRLLVGYSGERPVAALIFCDNRFDLKAHWCVLKRVMVHPDTQGNGYGAALMREAERLGRGMRWEALHVTVRDGLGLDRFYRGLGYREIGRLPGALRVAPGDDRDEILMWLDLTAPPAPAR; via the coding sequence GTGAGCCTGCGCTTCGTCCTCGATCCCGAGCTGACCCCCGAGTTGCGGGAACGGATCGTCGCCCTCTGGGTCGACGTCACCAACGCCGGCGGGGCGGTCGGCTTCGTGCCGCCGGTCACCGTCGCCGACGTACGGCACACGGCGGATCCCACCTTCGCCGGCATCGCGGAGGGCCCGGACCGCCTCCTCGTGGGGTACTCGGGTGAGCGGCCCGTCGCCGCGCTGATCTTCTGCGACAACCGGTTCGACCTGAAGGCGCACTGGTGCGTGCTGAAGCGGGTGATGGTCCACCCGGACACCCAGGGCAACGGGTACGGCGCCGCGCTGATGCGCGAGGCCGAGCGCCTCGGCCGCGGGATGCGCTGGGAGGCGCTGCACGTGACCGTCCGGGACGGGCTGGGGCTCGACCGGTTCTACCGGGGGCTCGGTTACCGGGAGATCGGGCGGCTGCCCGGCGCGCTGCGGGTCGCCCCCGGCGACGACCGCGACGAGATCCTCATGTGGCTGGACCTGACCGCCCCGCCGGCACCCGCGCGCTGA
- the bcp gene encoding thioredoxin-dependent thiol peroxidase gives MTAPDRLSPGDPAPEFSLPTDTGETLSLTDLRGRKVVLYAYPAAMTPGCTKQACDFRDSLASLQAAGYEVVGISPDKPEKLTKFRERDAITFPLVADTDRSVLTAYGAYGEKQSYGRTVTGVIRSTFVIDADGKIERALYNVKATGHVAKLRRDLGLD, from the coding sequence ATGACCGCGCCCGACCGCCTCTCCCCCGGTGACCCCGCGCCCGAGTTCAGCCTCCCCACCGACACCGGCGAGACGCTCTCGCTGACCGACCTGCGCGGCCGCAAGGTCGTGCTGTACGCCTACCCGGCGGCCATGACGCCCGGCTGCACCAAGCAGGCCTGCGACTTCCGCGACTCGCTCGCCTCGCTCCAGGCCGCCGGCTACGAGGTCGTCGGGATCTCGCCCGACAAGCCGGAGAAGCTGACGAAGTTCCGCGAGCGCGACGCCATCACCTTCCCGCTGGTCGCCGACACCGACAGGTCCGTGCTGACCGCCTACGGCGCGTACGGCGAGAAGCAGTCGTACGGCAGGACGGTGACCGGCGTGATCCGCTCGACCTTCGTCATCGACGCGGACGGCAAGATCGAGCGCGCGCTCTACAACGTGAAGGCCACCGGCCACGTCGCCAAGCTGCGCCGGGATCTCGGGCTGGACTGA
- a CDS encoding DsbA family protein, producing MSSRKGQKGSARMVREQLARERRRKRTLWVSVAAVAVLVVAGLIGWSVYSSQRSDDFTAPTGSTEDGTGVVAGSGPVTIDIYEDFLCPACKQFEQASGPTIDQLISEGKVRVVYHPVAYLNRFSSTQYSTRSSAASGCAAEGGRYREYAKALFDRQPPEGGAGLSDGELADIAAGTGIDRDGFASCLRAGTFKPWTEHVTQEASKANITSTPTILVDGEQIADRSPEGIKSAVEAAGR from the coding sequence ATGAGTAGTCGCAAGGGGCAGAAGGGCTCCGCCCGGATGGTCCGCGAGCAGCTGGCCCGGGAGCGGCGGCGCAAGCGGACACTCTGGGTCTCCGTGGCCGCCGTGGCCGTCCTAGTCGTCGCCGGCCTGATCGGCTGGAGCGTCTACTCCAGCCAGCGCTCCGACGACTTCACCGCGCCGACCGGCTCGACCGAGGACGGCACCGGGGTCGTCGCCGGCTCGGGCCCGGTCACCATCGACATCTACGAGGACTTCCTCTGCCCGGCCTGCAAGCAGTTCGAGCAGGCCAGCGGCCCGACCATCGACCAGCTCATCAGCGAGGGCAAGGTGCGTGTCGTCTACCACCCGGTCGCGTACCTGAACCGCTTCTCCAGCACCCAGTACTCGACCCGCTCCTCGGCCGCCTCCGGCTGCGCGGCGGAGGGCGGCCGCTACCGGGAGTACGCCAAGGCGCTGTTCGACCGGCAGCCGCCGGAGGGCGGCGCGGGGCTCAGCGACGGTGAGCTGGCCGACATCGCGGCGGGCACCGGCATCGACCGGGACGGCTTCGCCTCCTGCCTGCGGGCGGGCACCTTCAAGCCGTGGACCGAGCACGTGACGCAGGAGGCCAGCAAGGCCAACATCACCAGCACCCCGACGATCCTGGTCGACGGCGAGCAGATCGCCGACCGCAGCCCGGAGGGGATCAAGTCGGCGGTGGAGGCGGCCGGCAGGTGA
- a CDS encoding sigma-70 family RNA polymerase sigma factor, whose translation MIPAPRDTSAASPTGDAGVAARESATEWALAARDGDPVAQAAFVRLTQAEVWRFTAALVDPDSADDLTQDTYLRAFRALPAFEGRSSARTWLLGIARRACADHLRTVVRRRRLGERLAADAWTDRPHPDPAGQLGAADLVRRLPAERRAAFVLTQLLGLSYAEAAAVEGVPVGTIRSRVARARNDLVEAVGDALAG comes from the coding sequence GTGATCCCCGCCCCGCGCGATACCTCCGCCGCCAGTCCGACCGGTGACGCGGGCGTCGCTGCGCGGGAGTCGGCGACCGAGTGGGCGCTGGCCGCCCGTGACGGGGACCCCGTCGCCCAGGCCGCCTTCGTCCGGCTGACCCAGGCCGAGGTGTGGCGCTTCACCGCCGCGCTTGTCGATCCGGACAGCGCCGACGACCTGACCCAGGACACCTACCTGCGGGCGTTCCGGGCGCTGCCGGCATTCGAGGGTCGCTCCAGCGCGCGCACCTGGCTGCTGGGCATCGCCCGCCGGGCCTGCGCCGACCACCTGCGCACGGTCGTGCGTCGCCGCCGGCTCGGCGAGCGGCTCGCCGCCGACGCCTGGACCGACCGGCCGCACCCGGACCCCGCCGGCCAGCTCGGCGCCGCCGACCTGGTCCGCCGGCTGCCCGCGGAGCGCCGCGCGGCGTTCGTGCTCACCCAACTGCTCGGCCTGTCGTACGCCGAGGCCGCCGCCGTGGAGGGGGTGCCCGTGGGCACCATCCGCTCGCGGGTGGCCCGGGCCCGCAACGACCTCGTCGAGGCGGTCGGCGACGCCCTCGCCGGATGA
- a CDS encoding zf-HC2 domain-containing protein: protein MTCDDVRAALSARLDGEDPLAAPAVLDAHAESCPGCRAWLTHAEQVTRLVRVQAVAVPDLTASVLAAVAADSLAAGRTRAAARAARRQVLRVAVAVAAVAQLAIALPVLLAGLGVTVDPHTSREMASFDVALAVGFALAAWRPERARAFVPVALVLAVCLAGTSAVDIANSTTALVHEVGHLAAVVQAGLLWALGRVSDEPDRRPSTALLARHG, encoded by the coding sequence ATGACATGCGACGACGTACGCGCGGCGTTGTCGGCGCGGCTGGACGGCGAGGACCCGCTGGCGGCGCCGGCGGTGCTGGACGCGCACGCGGAGAGCTGCCCCGGCTGCCGGGCCTGGCTGACCCACGCCGAGCAGGTCACCCGGCTGGTCCGGGTGCAGGCCGTGGCGGTGCCCGACCTGACCGCGTCGGTGCTGGCGGCGGTCGCCGCCGATTCGCTGGCGGCCGGACGCACCCGGGCGGCGGCCAGGGCGGCCCGCCGTCAGGTGCTGCGGGTGGCGGTCGCGGTGGCCGCGGTCGCCCAACTGGCGATCGCCCTGCCCGTCCTGCTGGCCGGGCTGGGCGTGACCGTCGATCCGCACACCAGCCGCGAGATGGCCTCCTTCGACGTGGCGCTGGCCGTCGGCTTCGCGCTGGCCGCGTGGCGACCCGAGCGCGCCCGGGCGTTCGTGCCGGTGGCGCTGGTGCTGGCGGTCTGCCTGGCCGGCACCAGCGCGGTGGACATCGCCAACTCGACGACCGCGCTGGTGCACGAGGTCGGGCACCTGGCCGCCGTGGTGCAGGCGGGGCTGCTGTGGGCGCTGGGACGGGTCAGCGACGAGCCGGACCGCCGGCCGTCGACCGCACTCCTGGCCCGTCATGGCTGA
- a CDS encoding PDGLE domain-containing protein, which yields MRKRSWGFVVGGLLVALLLAGVVSNFASSHPDGLDSSLREGCTFDADDNITGGNCPAQREREHEVGGPLADYGVAGIDNEFLSTGLSGVLGVLLTFAVAGGAFWLVRRRGPRDEDAAGGARTPVGASGRE from the coding sequence GTGAGGAAGCGCTCCTGGGGATTCGTCGTCGGCGGGCTGCTGGTGGCCCTGCTCCTCGCCGGGGTGGTCAGCAACTTCGCCTCGTCCCACCCCGACGGGCTGGACTCGTCGCTGCGCGAGGGCTGCACCTTCGACGCCGACGACAACATCACCGGCGGCAACTGCCCCGCCCAGCGGGAGCGCGAACACGAGGTCGGCGGGCCGCTGGCCGACTACGGGGTGGCGGGGATCGACAACGAGTTCCTCTCCACCGGCCTGTCCGGCGTCCTCGGCGTGCTGCTCACCTTCGCGGTGGCCGGCGGGGCGTTCTGGCTGGTCCGCCGCCGCGGCCCCCGGGACGAGGACGCGGCTGGGGGCGCCCGCACCCCCGTCGGGGCGTCGGGTCGGGAGTAG